The following are encoded together in the Bradyrhizobium algeriense genome:
- a CDS encoding HAMP domain-containing methyl-accepting chemotaxis protein, producing MHSKREARSGALTVKTTLALIVGVLAALVLISCAIAGTDAWRSYAAAVRVAEVNANADQLLKGLENIQLERGQTNTALQAPAPTSAETRELIQKRRSQGDAVLAPALRQIAATATPEGKKLIAELEQAYERVKQLRRSADSALQSPKEQRDAELLKSWYPAVSDLLTRVQSLWTTASREISKEDAIVGELTMIKQGAFLMREYAGRERAVHAGNISASRALSTEQQRDIAGWRGHVQSNWQTIRDLTAGAAPPLTSAVAAAEQNFLGNFKVQTDTIYKAGAAGGSYPMTVQQWYDASNPALEFIVRIKDAAVEVTNVHAAAKAAAARAQLVLVALVMLLGIGVSMASIWILSRRVIRPVTAMTAAMQRLAGGDMSIDIPALARADEVGEMARSVAVFRDNAIRANDLAVEQQAEQQKKEHRQQMMETLTQGFDQNATHVLDAVATSIVEMRATAEKMAAVATENTNKASAVASGAQETSSNVQTVATATEELSASVTEISRQVTQSAAIAAKAVQEAQGTNTEIQGLAAMAQRIGDIVKLINNIASQTNLLALNATIEAARAGDSGRGFAVVAAEVKNLAEQTSKATEEIASQITAIQGATQKSVVSIEAIGKTIGEISEIATTIASAIEQQGAATQEIARNVQQAAAGTQEVSANVGGVTEGAAATGIAANQVETAASNLSRQSQQLREQVDAFLSQVRAA from the coding sequence ATGCATTCGAAGCGCGAGGCCCGTTCGGGCGCCCTCACCGTCAAGACCACCCTCGCCCTCATCGTCGGAGTGCTCGCGGCACTGGTCCTGATCTCCTGCGCCATTGCCGGCACAGACGCCTGGCGCAGCTACGCTGCCGCCGTCCGCGTTGCCGAGGTGAATGCAAACGCCGATCAACTGCTCAAGGGACTGGAGAACATTCAGCTCGAACGCGGCCAGACCAATACCGCCCTGCAGGCCCCTGCCCCGACAAGCGCGGAGACGCGCGAGTTGATCCAGAAGCGCCGTTCGCAGGGCGATGCCGTGCTGGCTCCGGCGCTCCGGCAGATTGCCGCCACCGCGACGCCGGAAGGCAAGAAGCTGATTGCCGAACTCGAACAGGCCTATGAGCGCGTAAAGCAGCTCCGCCGCAGCGCGGATTCCGCCCTTCAGTCTCCGAAGGAGCAGCGCGATGCCGAACTGCTGAAATCGTGGTACCCGGCGGTCTCGGATCTCCTGACGCGGGTTCAATCGCTCTGGACCACAGCCTCGCGCGAGATCAGCAAGGAAGACGCCATCGTCGGCGAGCTGACGATGATCAAGCAGGGCGCGTTCCTGATGCGCGAATATGCCGGCCGCGAACGCGCCGTTCATGCCGGCAACATCTCGGCGAGCCGCGCGCTATCGACCGAGCAGCAGCGCGACATCGCCGGCTGGCGGGGGCATGTGCAATCGAACTGGCAGACGATACGCGATCTAACCGCCGGTGCGGCGCCGCCGCTGACATCCGCGGTTGCCGCCGCCGAGCAAAACTTCCTCGGCAATTTCAAAGTGCAAACCGATACGATCTACAAGGCCGGCGCGGCCGGCGGCAGCTATCCGATGACGGTTCAGCAATGGTACGACGCGTCGAACCCTGCGCTGGAATTCATCGTTCGTATCAAGGATGCCGCGGTCGAAGTCACCAACGTCCACGCGGCGGCCAAGGCTGCAGCGGCACGGGCGCAGCTCGTTCTGGTCGCCCTCGTCATGTTGCTCGGTATCGGTGTCAGCATGGCGTCGATCTGGATTCTGTCTCGCCGCGTCATCCGCCCCGTGACGGCCATGACGGCTGCCATGCAACGCCTCGCCGGCGGCGACATGTCGATCGACATTCCGGCGCTCGCGCGGGCCGACGAGGTCGGCGAGATGGCGCGGTCAGTCGCGGTTTTTCGCGACAACGCCATCAGAGCGAACGATCTCGCTGTCGAACAGCAAGCGGAACAGCAGAAGAAGGAGCATCGCCAGCAGATGATGGAGACGCTGACGCAGGGCTTCGACCAGAATGCCACCCACGTGCTCGATGCCGTCGCCACATCGATTGTCGAGATGCGCGCCACCGCCGAAAAGATGGCGGCCGTCGCGACCGAGAATACCAACAAGGCGTCCGCCGTGGCGTCGGGCGCGCAGGAAACGTCGAGTAACGTCCAGACCGTGGCGACCGCCACGGAAGAATTGTCCGCATCCGTCACCGAGATCAGCCGGCAGGTCACCCAATCGGCGGCGATCGCGGCAAAGGCCGTGCAGGAAGCGCAGGGGACCAACACCGAGATTCAGGGTCTCGCAGCCATGGCCCAGCGGATCGGCGATATCGTCAAGCTGATCAACAACATCGCTTCGCAGACCAACCTGCTGGCGCTCAACGCAACCATCGAAGCAGCGCGTGCCGGCGACAGCGGCAGGGGCTTTGCCGTGGTCGCGGCCGAGGTGAAGAACCTGGCCGAGCAGACGTCGAAGGCCACCGAGGAAATAGCCTCCCAGATCACCGCGATTCAGGGCGCCACGCAGAAATCCGTCGTCTCGATCGAGGCGATCGGCAAAACCATCGGCGAAATCAGCGAGATCGCAACGACTATTGCGTCCGCCATCGAGCAGCAGGGCGCAGCGACGCAGGAGATTGCGCGCAATGTGCAGCAGGCCGCGGCCGGCACCCAGGAAGTATCCGCCAATGTCGGCGGCGTGACCGAGGGCGCCGCAGCTACCGGCATCGCGGCAAACCAGGTCGAGACCGCCGCAAGCAATCTGTCGCGGCAATCGCAGCAATTGCGCGAGCAGGTCGACGCGTTTCTCAGTCAGGTGCGCGCGGCGTAG
- a CDS encoding NAD(P)/FAD-dependent oxidoreductase yields MPDLARSHAVVIGAGMAGLTAAQAISGHFGKVTIIERDMLPAGAAPRNGTPQAQHAHILLAGGLKALQTLFPGFENDLAEAGAVKIRTGKDIRFERPGFDPFPIRDLGIDTFCMSRPLLEAVTRRRVQQTANINICVRSRVTGLVPSRDATRIEAVRYDSEDGPAVTLGADLVVEASGRCGLTLKLLEELSLPKPEETEIGIDQAYASTIVERPIDHNADWLGNIILPSAPASSRGAFLFPIEKQRWLLSVGANHGDAPPGDRAGFMDFVRSLRTPTIYDAVRDARPLTDIVRYQLPCSTRRHFERLEAFPAGLLVIGDALCRFNPVFGQGMSVAAQEAVILEQLLAEGVPKERLARDFFAAIQDTIATPWGVAVSDFVYPATRGVRPADLAQRLQYGMALTRLAAADPEVHRLTVEVSQLLKPQAALREPALVARVMSLM; encoded by the coding sequence ATGCCAGATCTTGCAAGAAGTCATGCCGTGGTCATTGGCGCCGGCATGGCTGGCCTTACGGCCGCTCAGGCGATCTCAGGGCATTTCGGGAAAGTCACGATCATCGAGCGGGACATGCTTCCCGCCGGGGCCGCGCCCCGAAACGGCACGCCGCAGGCCCAGCATGCCCATATACTGCTCGCAGGCGGGCTGAAGGCGCTGCAGACCCTGTTTCCGGGATTTGAGAACGATCTGGCGGAAGCGGGCGCCGTGAAGATCCGCACGGGTAAGGATATAAGGTTTGAGCGTCCCGGGTTTGATCCTTTCCCGATTCGCGATCTCGGCATCGACACTTTCTGCATGTCGCGCCCGCTGCTCGAAGCCGTTACGCGACGACGCGTTCAGCAGACGGCCAACATCAACATTTGCGTGCGCTCTCGCGTGACGGGGCTCGTCCCGTCCCGTGACGCAACGCGGATCGAGGCGGTCCGTTACGATAGCGAAGATGGGCCTGCCGTTACCTTGGGAGCCGACCTGGTTGTCGAAGCTTCCGGCCGCTGCGGCCTGACGCTGAAGCTGCTCGAAGAGCTTTCTCTGCCGAAGCCCGAAGAAACCGAGATCGGCATTGATCAGGCTTACGCGAGCACCATTGTCGAGCGGCCAATCGATCACAATGCTGACTGGCTCGGCAATATCATCCTGCCGTCAGCACCCGCCAGCAGCCGCGGAGCGTTCCTGTTTCCGATCGAGAAGCAGCGGTGGCTGCTTTCCGTCGGAGCCAATCATGGCGATGCGCCTCCGGGCGACCGCGCAGGATTCATGGATTTCGTCAGGAGCCTGCGCACCCCGACCATCTATGACGCGGTCAGGGATGCGCGGCCGCTGACTGATATCGTCCGCTACCAGCTGCCTTGCAGCACGCGGCGGCATTTCGAGCGCCTTGAGGCGTTCCCGGCAGGGCTGCTCGTGATCGGCGATGCCCTCTGCCGCTTTAATCCAGTGTTCGGCCAGGGCATGAGTGTGGCGGCACAGGAGGCCGTGATCCTGGAGCAGTTGCTGGCGGAAGGTGTTCCCAAGGAGCGGCTGGCGCGAGACTTCTTTGCTGCCATCCAGGACACCATCGCAACGCCGTGGGGCGTTGCCGTCTCCGATTTCGTCTACCCCGCCACGCGCGGCGTTCGGCCCGCCGACCTCGCGCAGCGCTTGCAATACGGTATGGCCTTGACCAGGCTCGCCGCTGCGGATCCCGAGGTTCACCGGTTGACCGTGGAAGTCTCGCAACTGCTCAAGCCGCAGGCCGCGCTGCGCGAGCCGGCGCTCGTGGCGCGCGTGATGTCGCTGATGTGA
- a CDS encoding class I SAM-dependent methyltransferase has translation MGFYNDIILPRVCDLAMRNAQLRPYRERVIGAAEGLVIEIGVGSGRNLPLYRSPVKEVLALEPSPQLTAMARGALHPGMPVRFIEASAEAIPLDDQSVDTVVTTWTLCSIPDAAMALTEMRRVLRPSGKLLFVEHGMAPDRNVRRWQDWLTPAWKRISGGCHLNRPISTMIESAGFRIDRVETGYMPGPKAMTFMYEGSARPN, from the coding sequence ATGGGCTTCTACAACGACATTATCCTTCCAAGGGTTTGCGATCTCGCGATGCGCAACGCTCAACTTCGTCCCTATCGCGAGCGGGTGATCGGCGCGGCGGAAGGGCTGGTCATCGAGATCGGGGTCGGCTCGGGTCGGAATTTGCCTCTCTATCGGTCCCCGGTGAAGGAGGTACTGGCGCTGGAGCCATCTCCCCAGCTCACGGCGATGGCCCGTGGTGCTCTGCATCCGGGCATGCCGGTCCGCTTCATCGAAGCGTCGGCAGAAGCCATTCCACTCGACGATCAAAGCGTCGATACCGTCGTGACCACCTGGACCTTGTGCAGCATTCCAGATGCCGCCATGGCGCTCACCGAAATGCGGCGCGTGCTTCGGCCGAGTGGCAAGCTCTTGTTCGTGGAGCATGGCATGGCGCCGGACAGGAATGTGCGGCGATGGCAGGACTGGCTGACGCCTGCCTGGAAACGCATCAGTGGCGGCTGTCATCTCAATCGACCCATCAGCACGATGATCGAAAGTGCGGGCTTCAGGATTGATCGGGTGGAGACCGGCTATATGCCCGGACCCAAGGCGATGACGTTCATGTACGAGGGCAGCGCGCGACCAAACTAG
- a CDS encoding TRAP transporter substrate-binding protein — protein sequence MKISSLTRTALVAAVSATLASAVTAHAQQPRILKIQSAVPASTTTQDALKFFAERVDKLTGGNLKIDALPGGAVVPPFEILDATHKKVIDGAYGISYWWVGKNNAATLFANTPAGIAGMDAIDFIGWVYDGGGLELWNEFYQKELKLNLVAFPSIPPSPQALGWFKRPIKDLPDFKGMKCRQTGIVSQLYAKMGMAVVNMPGGEILPAAERGTIDCAEWVGGVEDLRLGLHTVWKYHYTPGMHESASVAELAINKDVWDSLPDQNKEAIKSASSETFLRWWATFQRMNAEAIAEFTTKHGVKLLTTPPEVNTAFLKTWDEFAAAESAKNPFFKKVYESQRAYASKVVPAKRFMFPPYALQADHYWPAKTQ from the coding sequence ATGAAAATCAGTTCGCTTACGAGGACGGCTCTGGTCGCGGCAGTCTCTGCCACATTGGCGTCCGCCGTCACGGCGCATGCCCAGCAGCCTCGAATCCTCAAGATCCAGTCGGCGGTGCCCGCGTCGACCACCACGCAGGACGCGTTGAAGTTCTTCGCCGAGCGGGTCGACAAGCTGACCGGCGGCAACCTCAAGATCGACGCGCTGCCAGGCGGCGCGGTCGTGCCGCCTTTCGAGATCCTGGATGCCACGCACAAGAAGGTGATCGATGGTGCTTACGGCATCTCCTACTGGTGGGTCGGCAAGAACAATGCCGCAACGCTGTTCGCGAACACTCCGGCCGGCATTGCCGGCATGGATGCAATCGACTTCATCGGCTGGGTCTACGACGGGGGCGGCCTCGAGCTGTGGAACGAGTTCTATCAGAAGGAGCTGAAGCTCAATCTGGTCGCATTCCCGAGCATCCCGCCCAGTCCGCAGGCGCTCGGCTGGTTCAAGCGGCCAATCAAGGACCTCCCCGACTTCAAGGGCATGAAGTGCCGCCAGACCGGTATCGTCTCCCAGCTCTATGCCAAGATGGGCATGGCTGTCGTCAATATGCCGGGGGGTGAGATTCTGCCTGCTGCCGAGCGTGGCACTATCGATTGTGCGGAATGGGTTGGTGGAGTCGAGGACCTGCGCCTCGGCTTGCATACGGTTTGGAAGTACCATTACACGCCCGGCATGCACGAGAGCGCCTCGGTCGCCGAACTCGCGATCAACAAAGATGTCTGGGACAGCCTGCCGGATCAGAACAAGGAAGCGATCAAGTCGGCCTCATCGGAGACCTTCCTGCGCTGGTGGGCGACGTTTCAGAGGATGAACGCGGAGGCCATTGCGGAGTTTACGACCAAGCACGGCGTGAAGCTCCTGACGACGCCGCCGGAGGTCAACACGGCGTTCCTGAAAACCTGGGACGAGTTCGCGGCGGCGGAATCCGCGAAGAATCCGTTCTTCAAGAAGGTCTACGAGTCCCAGCGGGCCTATGCCTCAAAGGTGGTGCCGGCCAAGCGCTTCATGTTTCCGCCCTACGCATTGCAGGCCGACCACTATTGGCCCGCGAAAACGCAATGA
- a CDS encoding TRAP transporter large permease, whose translation MSFTETLGLIMLVGMVAVIFIGFPISFTLLFLALVFGGLGLGWEQTFNLAYLQIWGTMKDEIFPAVPLFIFMGYMTEQAGLMERLFGALRSLLASVRGSLYLAVILTATIFAMATGIVGAAVTVLGVMAAPMMIKAGYDARLSSGAIAAGGTLGILIPPSVMLVVMGPTMGVPVNLLYSAAFGPGFLLAGCYVAYTLTRSFINPKLGPPMTMEERRSAHDQMTTEKVGAPVVGLGLVCLVAITYLLLDWMLGRADAPRLRVSIGPSGVSAVALVLALLTTFPYVRSAYFRAIVLGIAPLSALIGFTLGTIVGGLATPTEAASCGAFGAALLALLYGRLSMRSIINAGTNTMVTSAMVLFLAVASTVFGAVFTKLGSANLITNSLLAIPLGDGWKLALIMFIFFVLGWPFEWPVIILVFMPIVLPVVEKLQFGLNKLDLLLWFGALTAVNIQTAFLSPPVAMSAYYLRNVVPQWSLATIYKGMADYMVIQVIVLILLLLFPQIALWPPSLLR comes from the coding sequence ATGAGCTTTACCGAGACCCTCGGACTCATCATGCTCGTCGGCATGGTCGCGGTCATCTTCATCGGTTTCCCGATCTCCTTCACGCTGCTATTTCTCGCCCTCGTCTTCGGTGGGCTCGGGCTGGGGTGGGAGCAGACGTTCAATCTGGCCTATCTGCAGATCTGGGGCACGATGAAGGACGAGATCTTTCCTGCCGTGCCGCTGTTCATCTTCATGGGCTATATGACCGAGCAGGCCGGGCTCATGGAGCGGCTCTTCGGAGCGCTGCGCAGCCTTCTCGCGTCGGTGCGCGGCTCGCTTTATCTGGCGGTGATCCTGACGGCGACGATCTTCGCCATGGCGACAGGCATCGTCGGCGCCGCCGTGACCGTGCTCGGCGTCATGGCCGCCCCGATGATGATCAAGGCCGGCTATGATGCCCGACTATCGTCCGGTGCTATCGCCGCCGGAGGTACGCTTGGCATTCTGATCCCGCCCAGCGTGATGTTGGTGGTAATGGGCCCGACCATGGGCGTGCCCGTCAATCTGCTCTATTCGGCAGCGTTCGGTCCCGGCTTCCTGCTCGCCGGCTGTTATGTTGCCTACACGCTCACCCGTAGTTTCATCAATCCGAAGCTCGGTCCACCAATGACGATGGAGGAACGCCGATCCGCTCACGACCAGATGACCACGGAAAAGGTCGGCGCGCCTGTGGTGGGATTGGGTCTCGTCTGCTTGGTGGCGATCACCTATTTGCTCCTGGACTGGATGCTGGGTCGAGCAGATGCCCCGCGTCTTCGCGTCAGCATTGGTCCATCGGGTGTTTCGGCCGTGGCATTGGTACTGGCGTTGTTGACGACGTTTCCCTATGTCCGAAGCGCCTATTTCCGCGCCATCGTCCTCGGTATAGCGCCGCTGAGTGCGCTGATCGGCTTTACCTTGGGAACCATCGTCGGTGGCTTGGCGACGCCGACCGAGGCCGCCTCGTGTGGCGCCTTCGGTGCCGCCTTGCTGGCGCTGCTCTACGGTCGACTCAGCATGAGGTCGATCATCAACGCGGGTACTAACACCATGGTGACCTCGGCCATGGTGCTGTTTCTGGCCGTGGCCTCGACGGTGTTCGGCGCCGTCTTCACGAAGCTTGGCTCGGCGAATTTGATCACAAACTCGCTATTGGCCATTCCTCTGGGAGACGGGTGGAAGCTGGCGCTGATCATGTTCATCTTTTTCGTGCTGGGATGGCCATTCGAGTGGCCTGTAATCATCCTGGTCTTTATGCCGATCGTTCTGCCGGTGGTGGAAAAGCTCCAGTTCGGCCTGAACAAGCTCGACTTGCTGCTCTGGTTCGGGGCCCTGACCGCCGTGAACATTCAGACTGCGTTCTTGAGCCCGCCTGTTGCCATGTCAGCCTACTACCTGCGCAATGTCGTTCCGCAGTGGAGTCTGGCGACGATCTACAAGGGCATGGCCGACTACATGGTAATCCAGGTAATCGTCCTGATCCTGCTGCTGTTGTTCCCGCAGATCGCTCTGTGGCCGCCGAGCCTGTTGAGGTAG
- a CDS encoding TRAP transporter small permease subunit yields MATAMTSVSSPPRPTPPRAYLAVIRTIDKFTEWTGHLFVLLLIPLIFANVIEVFARYVLSDPTIWALDITTMSYAALFMLGSALALLKGAHVRTDMLWAAFSDRTKGMIDSLAFLLFFLPTMAVLFVISIDDFLYSVSIDERSSSGAWTPILWPLRGIIPLAAFMLLLQGISELMKSLWAWRTGEFLTRHEKIEV; encoded by the coding sequence ATGGCCACTGCAATGACCAGCGTCTCGTCTCCGCCAAGGCCGACGCCGCCCCGGGCGTATTTGGCCGTTATCCGCACCATCGACAAGTTCACGGAGTGGACCGGCCACCTCTTCGTGCTTCTGCTGATTCCCCTGATCTTCGCAAACGTGATCGAAGTTTTTGCCCGATACGTGCTCAGCGACCCAACGATCTGGGCCCTCGATATAACGACGATGTCGTACGCGGCCCTCTTCATGTTGGGGTCCGCATTGGCGCTCCTGAAGGGCGCTCACGTCCGCACCGACATGTTGTGGGCAGCGTTCTCGGACCGAACCAAGGGCATGATCGACAGCCTGGCGTTTCTGCTGTTCTTCCTGCCGACGATGGCCGTGTTGTTCGTCATCTCGATTGACGACTTCCTGTACTCGGTTTCGATCGACGAGCGCTCGAGCTCCGGTGCGTGGACGCCGATCTTGTGGCCGCTGCGCGGCATTATTCCGCTGGCTGCCTTCATGCTGCTCTTGCAGGGCATCTCGGAGCTCATGAAGAGCCTCTGGGCCTGGCGAACCGGCGAGTTCTTGACCAGGCACGAGAAGATCGAGGTGTGA
- the ppx gene encoding exopolyphosphatase codes for MKRPRKRASSVAVIDIGSNSVRLVVYETMARSLVTIFNEKALCGLGREVQSTGLLAEDAVAKALTALRRFRALCRIQQVGRVFAIATAACRDAKNGPDFIAKAERICGASIEILSGPREAKLSALGVVSGIHNPDGIVGDLGGGSLELIDVQKNRVHSGVTLPLGSLALQDLSDKSLKRAERIVSSNLSDVAQLKAGSGRTFYAVGGTWRALARIHIVQSGYPLRVMHGYELPAADALDFARRLRRLAAANMLADIEVVADARRPLLTYAALVLEYIIRVGKPKTIVFSTFGVREGLLYEMLPPQERAKDGFICAAQTLNGLLSRSARHAEELVAWTDRLVRVVKLRETEEDRRLRHAACLLSDIGWRVHPDHRGEETLSLITNGNFGSISHQGRAFVALSVFYRYAGLSEENEPPTQVRELVPPAMNERARVLGAAFRVAHLISAARTGVLPATHFRSGSRKLMLVFEHRMVDLVADRVGSRFKQLARLVGRTGSIVRN; via the coding sequence GTGAAGCGACCGCGCAAGCGCGCTTCCAGCGTCGCCGTCATCGACATCGGTTCGAACTCGGTTCGTCTCGTCGTCTATGAGACGATGGCGCGCAGCCTCGTCACCATCTTCAACGAAAAGGCGCTGTGCGGGCTCGGCCGCGAGGTGCAGAGCACCGGCCTTTTGGCCGAGGACGCGGTTGCCAAGGCGCTGACGGCGCTGCGGCGATTCCGGGCGCTGTGCCGCATCCAGCAGGTGGGACGCGTCTTCGCCATCGCCACTGCGGCCTGCCGCGACGCCAAGAACGGTCCCGACTTCATCGCCAAGGCCGAGCGCATCTGCGGCGCCAGCATTGAAATCCTGTCGGGGCCGCGCGAGGCAAAACTTTCCGCACTCGGCGTCGTCTCCGGCATCCACAATCCCGACGGCATCGTCGGCGATCTCGGCGGCGGCTCGCTCGAACTGATCGACGTGCAGAAAAACCGCGTCCACAGCGGCGTCACGCTGCCGCTGGGAAGCCTGGCGCTGCAGGACCTGTCGGACAAATCGCTGAAGCGCGCCGAACGCATTGTCAGCAGCAATCTGTCCGACGTGGCCCAGCTCAAGGCCGGCAGTGGCCGCACCTTCTACGCCGTCGGCGGCACCTGGCGCGCGCTGGCGCGCATCCACATCGTCCAGAGCGGCTATCCGCTGCGGGTGATGCACGGCTATGAGTTGCCGGCCGCCGACGCGCTGGATTTCGCGCGGCGCCTGCGCCGGCTCGCGGCGGCCAACATGCTCGCCGATATCGAAGTGGTCGCCGACGCCCGGCGTCCGCTCCTCACCTATGCGGCGCTGGTGCTCGAATACATCATCCGCGTCGGCAAGCCGAAGACAATCGTGTTTTCGACCTTCGGCGTGCGCGAAGGCCTGCTCTACGAGATGCTGCCGCCGCAGGAGCGTGCCAAGGACGGATTCATCTGCGCCGCGCAAACCCTCAACGGGCTACTTTCGCGCTCCGCGCGCCACGCCGAGGAACTGGTGGCCTGGACCGACCGGCTGGTGCGAGTCGTGAAGTTGCGGGAGACCGAGGAAGACCGCCGCCTGCGCCACGCCGCCTGCCTGCTCTCCGACATCGGATGGCGGGTGCATCCCGACCATCGCGGCGAGGAAACGCTGAGCCTGATCACCAACGGCAATTTCGGCTCGATCAGCCACCAGGGCCGCGCCTTTGTCGCGCTGTCGGTGTTTTATCGCTACGCCGGCTTGAGCGAGGAAAACGAGCCGCCGACCCAGGTCCGCGAACTGGTGCCGCCCGCCATGAACGAGCGCGCGCGCGTGCTCGGCGCGGCGTTCCGCGTCGCCCATCTGATCTCGGCGGCGCGCACCGGCGTGCTGCCGGCGACGCATTTCCGCAGCGGCAGCCGCAAGCTGATGCTGGTGTTCGAGCATCGCATGGTCGATCTCGTCGCCGACCGCGTCGGCAGCCGCTTCAAGCAACTGGCGCGGCTGGTCGGCCGCACCGGCTCGATCGTGCGGAACTGA